From a single Candoia aspera isolate rCanAsp1 chromosome 2, rCanAsp1.hap2, whole genome shotgun sequence genomic region:
- the LOC134489000 gene encoding zinc finger protein 436-like produces MMENQWLMVDPKQKPVYKEAHQQTCETLVALTGSPSSKPSEIFLVKEEEESSILEPRIASLGEGLGSEEEEESEEEEVPPQRRPELLKLDARMVSGNCQSLRWRVVQPSGSGQVLAGQGPPILVLQKGYECEDCGKVFSCSSHYSKHRRTHTGERPFRCEDCGRTFNVSSNLYRHQRAHASSSASPGTPSPTLLPTRGLPYQCAECGRCFRRNTELVTHQRLHTGRLPFQCGDCGKSFSWSSHFARHLRIHTGEKPYPCTECGKRFSRSSHLYRHQRTHGTNAAANVTRAYICTYCGRSFSTTLHFDQHQRTHRGRKPYKCTLCGKAFADGLALVKHQRLHLTGGDQSHQCSECGQNFGGRSQLARHRRLHGTADKPFGCGECGQSFGTRGQLAQHRRLHISTDKPYHCGECGLSFTWSSHWERHRRIHTGERPYSCGDCGKRFGRTSHLYRHQRTHAGGQPHVCPDCGKSFNSTLHFQRHQHAHHLSPDTTQLPAHSCGNCGEPCADASALLKPPGMHADERLYPCPQCERHFCGTPCLYRHLRGHAHRAEETVLRPASPVYKEVEPC; encoded by the exons ATGATGGAGAATCAGTGGCTAATGGTAGATCCTAAGCAGAAGCCTGTTTACAAAGAAGCTCACCAGCAGACCTGTGAAACTCTAGTGGCACTga CAGGATCTCCAAGTTCCAAACCCAGTGAGATTTTCTTggtgaaagaggaagaggagtcTAGCATCCTGGAGCCAAGAATAGCCAGCTTAG GTGAGGGGCTAGGcagtgaagaagaggaagagagtgAAGAGGAGGAGGTCCCACCGCAGCGCCGACCGGAGCTGCTAAAGCTGGACGCCAGGATGGTTTCTGGGAATTGCCAGAGCCTGCGCTGGAGGGTGGTGCAGCCATCCGGCAGCGGCCAGGTCCTGGCAGGGCAGGGGCCGCCCATCCTTGTTCTGCAGAAGGGCTACGAGTGCGAGGACTGTGGGAAGGTCTTCAGCTGCAGCTCGCACTACAGCAAGCATCGGCGCACGCACACGGGTGAGCGCCCCTTCCGTTGCGAAGACTGCGGCAGAACCTTCAATGTTAGCTCTAACTTATACAGGCATCAGCGGGCACACGCCAGCTCCAGTGCCTCCCCAGGGACGCCCTCCCCCACCCTGCTGCCCACTCGGGGCCTGCCCTACCAGTGTGCCGAGTGTGGGAGGTGTTTCCGCCGCAACACGGAACTGGTGACCCACCAGCGGCTGCACACGGGCCGGTTGCCCTTCCAATGCGGTGACTGTGGCAAGAGCTTCTCCTGGAGTTCCCATTTTGCGCGGCACCTGCGTatccacaccggggagaagcccTACCCCTGCACCGAGTGCGGCAAGCGCTTCAGCCGCAGCTCCCACCTCTACCGGCACCAGCGCACCCATGGTACCAATGCGGCGGCCAACGTGACCCGGGCCTACATCTGCACCTACTGTGGGCGCAGCTTCAGCACCACACTGCACTTCGACCAGCACCAGCGGACCCACCGTGGCCGCAAGCCCTACAAGTGCACCCTATGCGGCAAGGCCTTTGCTGACGGCTTGGCCTTGGTGAAGCACCAGCGCCTGCACCTGACTGGGGGGGACCAGAGCCACCAGTGCTCTGAATGTGGGCAGAATTTCGGGGGGCGGTCCCAACTGGCCCGCCACCGCCGGCTCCATGGCACTGCTGACAAGCCCTTTGGCTGCGGGGAATGCGGGCAGAGCTTTGGCACGCGCGGCCAGCTGGCTCAGCACCGGCGGCTCCACATCTCTACCGATAAGCCCTACCACTGCGGGGAGTGCGGGCTCAGTTTCACCTGGAGCTCGCACTGGGAGCGCCATCGGCGCATTCACACAGGCGAGAGGCCCTACTCCTGTGGGGACTGTGGCAAGCGCTTCGGGCGCACCTCCCACCTCTACCGGCACCAGCGCACCCATGCCGGGGGGCAGCCCCATGTCTGCCCTGACTGTGGCAAAAGCTTCAACAGCACCCTGCATTTCCAGCGCCACCAACACGCCCACCACCTCAGCCCAGACACCACTCAGCTCCCTGCCCACTCATGTGGGAATTGTGGCGAGCCTTGTGCCGATGCCTCTGCCTTGCTCAAACCCCCGGGCATGCACGCGGATGAGAGGCTGTACCCCTGCCCCCAGTGTGAGCGGCACTTCTGTGGGACCCCATGCCTTTACCGGCATCTCCGAGGTCACGCCCACCGGGCAGAAGAGACAGTCCTGAGACCGGCCTCCCCAGTGTATAAGGAGGTGGAACCATGCTAA